The DNA window TACCGCAAAAATGAGACCTGTTCAATGTGACAATGTAAGAAAAAATAACAGGACGCAAGATCCTTGTTGCAAATACTTAACTGGAATCTCTTTCCTTACAGGTTTGACAAGAAGACAGTAGTCATTTACATTCCTCTTACAAAGTAATTACCTTCAGATCAGACCTGTGCTCTGAAGCACTGAAGGCACTGCTTCAATGCTGAAGTTCAATGGCTAGGCGGGATGGGAGGCGGGATCGGAGGTGGGGTAGGGGGGAAatcaatgtactttttttttccaatgtacATTTTTGTCTTCTGAAAATGGCAGCCAGGCTCTCCTCAAACAAATCTCCTCAGGATTTTAAAGGAGGTAAAGCCCTCAGGAAGGAACTACTACCAGGGCTGGATCTAGTCCTTCCTTTTCAGGAGACAAAGCAAGAAGAATTTGATGAAGGAGCCCATGACTTAACAGCAAAGTTGCCACGGCATTTTATTATCTTTACCATGTCCACCAATGACGCTTTAATTGAAATACACTCACCGACTGATGATTCAACACACAGGGCAAAGAGGgatgtctttggagaaggcactTCAGGTAGGACATTAGCAAATCTTACTGCTCAGTTAAATCAAAAATGAGCTACTGCTAATTCAGTCAGATTAGTGGCCTCAGGAGAACTGCTCCTCCTCACTCAGCCAATGGCAAGCATGGGTATGGGATATGACTAAAACCAGGGGCATGAAGAAAGCACTCCATACACCTCTCTCTGTAGGGGCTAGGGCAGCGAGCTGGTTCTGCTTTCAAACGCTCTGCCCTCACAAACACATCCATCCTAAGAGGTCAGGTGCCCAAAGTGATGGTTCAGAAAATATGTTAAGAGCCAGCAGAAGTGGTTCAAGAAGCTTGCTGAAGGCCCTGTTTCTGCCCGACTCCCAACTTACACCAGTTATCATAACCAGCTTCAGCTTTCCAAGGTCACTAGCGGCTCCTActtttgctactttttttttagCTGTTTTTCCATGGCACTGGTCCTGACTGTTACGCTGGGGGCCTCCAAGGAACCTTACCTCCAGTTCATGCCCTCATGCAGTCCCCTCTTCCCAAATTGGGCCTGGACCTGGACCTGGGCCTGGCTTTAACCAACACAGGGCAGTAGAAATGCTGTGGTGACGGTTCTGGGCTGAAGTCTTCAGTGCGCGCGGCCACTACTGCTTTATACCCTTGGGGCCTCAGAGCTGCCATGAGCGTGGTCCAGCTATCCTGCTGGCGGATGAGAGACCTGAGGACCACACGCAGACAGAGAAGCCAAGCCATCCTGCCCACCACATGAGTGACACCAGCAAGACAAGGAGAGGAAtcacccagctgagcccagcccaGTTTGAAGAAGGTGAGGAAAAGCAagctgctgttttaagccactcagttttgaGGTGGTTTGTCAGCAACAAATGATAACCAAAAACTGGTTATCCGAAGatgcaattttttttccaaacacaAGACAATTactcaaatgaaaagaaaagatggcAAATGTTTTCCCACCACAACATTTTCAGTCAACAGGCTGAATGGTAACTGGTCAACTGCTAAGAAGAAAGCATGCCTTTTATCCTAAGTTCCCGTGATCTTTCCCTTCCATGATTTTTTAATGTCAATGCAAAGGTAAACAATCTAGGGCACTGGCTTAATTGTTCTTGAGCCAAAATAAGAGGCCATCAAAATGAATTATCCACTACTGGATAAGTGAtgataaataaaactgttttctctTCTACAGGATGTTGTCACTTAATTTTTCCAAATCATTTTTCCTCTTACAAGTGCCCTAGCATCCCCCACAAAGAGGGGAGAGGAAACTCAATCTGTTGAggttatcaaaagaaaaaaaatgccaatAACTAGAATTTGAGTCaccatcatctgtaaaatatacaACACAATTTAACTGCTtcctcaatttaaaataaaagtccaTAAAATATAACACTGTCTACATCATAGAGATGATTTCTTCTTATCTGAGGACATGAGTAACTGGAAATCAGGTATCATCGAGTTAAAATACAGTGGTCTTTAAATGGTTTCAAATTTTGCTCATCAAAAGGTAGCCAACCACAGTGCAAGTATTCCAAATTCAAGTTCATTCTTCATGTAACCTTTCTTGTATCTGTTCTTGATCTTTTCAGGGAGAGGGTGAAAGTTCACATCtagcaaagaaagaaattagaatttttaagGAGCATACATTGAAAAGTCTGGCAAGGCAGTAAACCATTTTAAAGCAGAGTTAAAGCTTTTAAATATACTACTCATTAGAAATGAGAACTTCAACATGAAATACTAAAAACTGTGAGCTTCTAAATTCTCTTGGGTTACATCCATCACATACTTGGGTCACTCTCTAAAaaggtgattgacagggaggaaATGTACAAGAGAGAgaattcccagcatcagagctggAAGGTGTGGAGTTGAGCCAGTCAGAGAGAGGCCCAGGAGGTCCAGTGCCCTGTGTCACACAGGCAGGCAATCAGAGGCCCAATAAGGTGAAAACTCAGGCATCCTGACTCCAATCATCCAGGACCATGTCCCCATACTTTCTAGATCCCTAGAGATCCTCTCCCAGCACAGCCTGGGTTAATCTACTTTACTAAAAATTGCAGGAATGATGATATCTGCTCTTCATCACCAGTTTCAACCATTTCTCAGTAAGTGCTAACCCTGGCCTTAACAGAATTAATTTTGCATTTGAtttcaatatttaaatgaatccagcttggaaaaagaaatacaggcaaaagaaaaagaaggctgATTTCTAATAAGGAGGAGGTTCCTTTTGTTATAACAGTCACAGATTTATCTGCCAGCTCCAAAATGCCACAAATTCaccagaccctgatgctgggaaagattgaaggcaggagaaggagacgataagaggatgagacggttggatggcatcaccgacttgatggacttgagtttgagtaagctccgggagttggtgatggacagggaagcctggcatgctgcagtccatggggtcacaaaaagttggacacgactgagcgattgaactgaattgatatgaACGATGAACCCGAGACCACTTCCACTGAAATACCTATTTCTGTGCTTGACGTCTTGGCAGGTCTTCTCATCTGAAACTTTTCTGCTGCTGCATCAGGCCCACGTTTTCATAGACTCTAGCATtatcttctctcattctgaaaagaagagaaagaagaagacaCTAACAAAAACACAGACATACTGTTTAACATTATGTGATAGTTATAACCCATCTACTTCATTTTCTGGGACTGAGTATGGCACAGATATAGCTGTTGCCCCCAGGAGCTGACATTCTAGGAGGGCATTTGAGACAGAAACACATATCAAAATCATTGTGAAGAGCCTTGAGTCCCTGTACTCTCAAGGGTTTGGCACAAGGAGAGTTGTTTCCCAGGAAGGTGGAGTAAGGGAGGCCCGTATAACGAGGTCCTGGGTTAGACCGTGAAGGAAGCTGGGGCGTGtgcacagagaaaaaaatggtatTCACTGTGAGGAGAGGGATCTGATGGCCAGAGCTCCATGAAGGCAAAATGTAGGAATGGTCAGGCAGTGACTCTAGATCCATTCAGTCCCTATCCAGTCACGTGAAGGTGAACGTGAAGCTGATCGGTGGTTTAGGGCCCCTGGTGGGCAGGGAAGCATCAGAGTCCAGACTCTATGGTGACCAGAACAGTCCAGGAGGATGAGGAAACCAGCAGCAGTGGGCTGGCCAGAGAGGAACAAGCTGAAACAAGCAGCAGGGGCTGGGGTCTCCTGGGTCTGCACCCTATGAGGGGGATGATGGGAAAGGCAGAGAACCTGTTGGTCACAAGGAGGCCACTGGTAACAGGGGAGTCGTCAGCGCTAATTCTGTTGAGCCAACATGTGGGGAAAGCTTTCTGGCAAGAAATCGGAGCCCTGACGTGCTGGTTCCACTGCAGATCACAATTCAAAGTATCAACTTTCCCCATTGGCCCactgggaaagaaaaaagcagcCAGAAGGAAGAGGGAGCTTGGTGGAAAGCATACTTTTGCTGCATCATTTCATCTCAATGTTAAATAGAAAGCAAATGTAAATACAAACCTCATATATGTTATCCAAAACGTTTATATAGAGTATTAAAGCCAGCAGGGGTTTAAAAATCCACATCAGAAACAAACAGACATAAGACTCGCaggggaaaataaaaagtaaatgttaTACCAGAGAGTGACTGCAGGATATACAGAAAAATCATAACTTATAATTACTATTCACATCAttgatttaacaaatattttcctaTCACATGTTTTAGTTTAAAAAAGGAGTTAGCAAAGTTTTTCTGTAGAGAACCAGACTGAAAATTATGTAGTCTCTGCGGGCCATATGCGGTCTCTGTCATGTattattctttgtgtgtgtttttttaaataaccctTTAAAAACCATCCATGAGCTGTACAAAAACAAGCCGTGGCCCAGATTTGGCCTGGGGGCTATAGTTCGCTAACCCCGGGTTTAAATGACCACAGCGGATTTCTGCTGACTACAGAAAATTAGACCATGACTGTGTGGaccactgtgtgctcagtcactcagtcaagtccaactctttgtgaccggacggactatagcctgccaggctcctctgtccaggggattcttcaagcaagaatactggagtaagctgccattcccttcaccacaGGATCTcctcgacctagggatcaaacctgggtcttctgcactgtagcagattctttaccacctgagccaccagggaccatTAGACCATTATTTTATGTAGCAAAGAATCTTGACTCATCAAAAAGGGTGTTACCTACTTCTGCAACAATCCCCCACcccactgaaataaaaataaaattcttcttgGAGAAACAGCACTTGATATATTTATAATCCCCTAGGTTCCTAGCCAGTGGAGCAAGCAGCCTTCAGTTTAGGTGAATTACAATTTAGCTTAGCTAGCCACGCTCACAAACCAGTTAGGCAACAATAATGTGCACCAAGGAAAGGCATGTGCCACAAAGATGTGtcattttttaagcttttctaaAGGATTATGTTCAGGCAAAAAGAATTTCCTTCATTTCTACTTACTCTGCACAGGATGGTGTTGGGGTACAAGGTGGCAGGGGACTCTGATCTCCACTTGCCTGGTCCGTCAGGGAATACTTAATATTTGTGTATTCGTGTCCtttcctcttgcttttctgaaaagCAAAGGTTGCATATATGAAGTCCTATGACTTTTTTGAAGGAATGAAGAAGTTAAAAAGGCAtttcacaggaaagaaaaaaggagagagagagagacagagctgGACAGATAGATAAGTTGAACCCTGAATACTGGTATGCTGGCCAAATGCCGGGGAATTCACCTCCTAAATGTAAATCCATCCTATGGGTGAAAGGGACTTTTGAACCATACAATTCAAAAACAGAGAGAATCATGCATTAACAACTTACTGTACTAAATGAAATGTACCTGCTTCTGAGCTAAGAGAGAATTCACACTTTCTTTGCCACATTAGCGTCTAATCATTTCATAGTTCACTTGCAACACATTTAATGATTTTCAAGTAAACGGGTgggaaaagagttccagaaataaatGCACTCTAAGTAGAAATGGCCCACGGGTACAAAAGATGTCAGCACCCTTATCAGGATCATACATTTTATCACAtcatccccatcccacccttacACCAGAAAAAAACCCTAGCACatttaatactttattttcaGCCTAATGATAaactctggaggaaaaaaaggcaaagaaatcagTAGAATGCAATCTCATCTCAGATACAGAATGAACTGCATTCGGTAGGACTCCTGGTTAGATGATTTATCACTCTTTCCTCCTAAATTCACCCAGAAACAACTGATTCCAAAAATCTAATCCATAAAGTTCTCATCATTATACAATGCTGCTTTCATTTCAGGATTATTCAAGACACAGCAAACATTAGAAAGGGTATCCATATCAAATACTAACATACAGCAATGACTTTCGttcactgctggtgggagggTAGACTATGCCATCACTTTGGTGCACAATTCGTCAGAACAGATAGTACTAACACTAGTTAGTACCTGGTAATgatgaaaagtagagataccaagggaacatttcatgcaaagatgggctcgataaaggacagaaatggtatggacctaacagaagcagaagatattaagaagaggtggcaggaataaacagaagaactgtacaaaaaagatcttcacgacccagataatcacgatggtgtgatcactgacctagagccagacatcctggaatgtgaagtcaagtgggccttagaaagcatcactacgaacaaagctagtggaggtgatggaattccagttgagctattccaaatcctgaaagatgatgctgtgaaagtgctgcactcaatatgccagcaactttggaaaactcagcagtggccacaggactggaaaaggtccgttttcattccaatcccaaagaaaggcaatgccaaagaatgctcaaactaccacacaactgcactcatctcacacgctagtaaagtaatgctcaaaattctccaagccaggcttcaacaatacgtgaatcgtgaacttccagatgttcaagctggttttagaaaaggcagaggaaccagagatcaaactgccaacatccactggatcgtcgaaaaagcaagagagttccagaaaaacatctatttctgctttattgactatgccaaagcctttgactgtgtgggtcacaataaactgtggaaaattctgaaagagataggaataccagaccacctgacctgcctcttgagaaacctatatgcaggtcaggaagcaacagttagaaatggacatggaataacagactggttccaaataggaaaaggagcacgtcaaggttgtatattgtcaccctgcttatttaacttctatgcagagtacatcatgagaaatgttgggctggaagaagcacaagccggaatcaagattgctgggaggaacatcaataacctcagatatgcagacgacaccacccttatggcagaaagtgaaaaggaactaaaaagcctcttgataaagtgaaagaggagagtgaaaaagttggcttaaagctcaacattcagaaaactaagatcatggcatcgggtcccatcacttcatggcaaatagatggggaaacagtggaaacagtgtcagactttatttttgggggctccaaaatcactgcagatggtgactgcagccatggaattaaaagacacttactccttggaaggaaagttatgaccaacctagatagcatattcaaaagcagagacattactttgccaacaaaggtccgtctagtcaaggctatggtttttccagtggtcatgtatggatgtgagagttggactgtgaagaaagctgagccccaaagaattgatgcttttgaactgtggtgttggagaagactcttttttttttttttgatgcacaCTTCAacagatttatttctttaaaggaatggattttgaagagaaaaaacaTGGGGCAGAGAGGTatggaatagaaaataaatacaaatgtaagCTGTTTTACTAATTGCTTTATAACCACAAACTAGTACAGAGAACGCCCTGTACAAAACAACAATAAAGGTTCAAAGATGGAGGTGTTCCCTTAGGCAAGGCTGAAGACTTAAGTCTCTGGTATTTGGAatttaggctgcagtccttgtttTTGGATGGATCACTGGGTGTGTGGCACAGTCCATGCTTTTAACCAGATTTGAACAGGAGAATGGCCACTTGGCCCAGGTAGAAGTAGATGAAGTGTTTGGTTTCATGTGTCACATAACTACCGAAGTTCCTCCCCACGATGCAGTGCCAGGTGGGGTTGTACTTCTTGTCAAACTCCTTCTTGATATGGGCCGCAGTGTCCTTCTCTATATTATACTTTTCCAATGCCTGAGTAGCACACTCCACCGAGTCCTGTTGCATCTCCTCAGACATATCGGCATTCTTTATTACGGCCTTTCGGTCACACATGGTtaccaaggagcaggggctggccGACTGCaaccggagaagactcttgagagtcccttggactgcaaggagatccaaccagtccattctgaaggagatcagccctgggatttctttggaaggaatgatgctaaagctgaaactccaatactttggtcacctcatgccaagagttgactcattggaaaagactctgatgctgggagggattgggggcaggaggagaaggggacgacagaggatgagatgcctggatggcatcactgactcgatggacgtgagtctgatgaactctgggagttggtgatggacagggaggtctggcgtgctgcgattcatggggtcgcagagtcggatacgactgagtgactgaactgaactgaactgaatgatggaaAGGGATGTATGTACTAcaactttaaacattttcttcttcagaagcTCATGCACACAAGCCTAGAAGAGCTGACAAGGATGTCCAGTGACGTGCTATTTCCAACAACATTCACCAAGAGAATAAATGAATGTGATGTATTCATATCACAAAATAAGAGgaaatgtacatatgtatgtgtgcacaccAAAACAGATTTCATACACAATGTTAGGTACAAAAATACAAACTGCAAAATAATGAAACAGTGCAATAGTATGATATCACCTTGCTGAACATTCTAAGGGAATTCCATTACGCTGTTtctgcatatttttttaaaatgtctttttaatacTGTAAATGGAAGTtaacaaaggaaatcaacttcCAAGTAAACAGCAGAGTGTGAGATTGGTATATACAGACTGGAAAATTTTCTCAGTCTTGCTCATTTGCATTTCCCCTAGATTCCCACCTCTGTTTTGCATTCCCTCCTTCCAATGCTGCCTtggtttctcttcttcccttaTCCTGCTCTCCACCTCtgactgtcattttctttttttccatttattcctcTGTAGCACAGTCTTTTACTCCCAAAGGTCCTTAATGCTTCATATTAATAATTTTGGAAATGCCTGGATTTAATAATTAATTATGCTGAATGAGCTTTGTTCATTTGCTTAATCTAAAAATCAGGTGGGTGTAATATTTTTAAGTCTGCCACTGAAACCTACTAAATTAAAGTACTTCTTACTCTAGTCCCAAGTCAAGTAGCAAGATCCTACATTGAATCAAACAGTATAATGAAGGAAACAACATACCACAAAatctactttatttcttttaattagtggattttttaaaaatttattttttgccccactctgtggcatgcgggatcttagttccctgaccagggaatcaaGGCTGTAATCCTCGTGTTGGGAGCATGAGGTCTTAACAActgggatcaccagggaagtccccacaaaatctaattttaaaaaacaatctaagcctacatatttttcttttaaatccaaGGGTTCATATACCAAAGAGCTAATGCGCTGACACATAATGGCACTGAAAAGTACTGGCTGAATGGATGAATACACACACTCATTTGGTACTCTTGGGATGGGATTACTGGGGACATCCAATTTCTATAGTCTACATTCTGTAATATTTAAGTGATTCTACCTCCTCTATCCCTCATCCCCAATCAAAGTGCAGCAATAAAGGCATTTTGGTTTTAACTAGTTCCTAAATCCAAATTACAACTTCAGATTTAGGGTCAGAGGGACCATATATGGTAATAGGAAGATGTGAAGTGCCAGATAAGCTGGGAGGGAAAGTCCCTAAATTCTCCAAAACCagaagaaaaaccaaagcttCTGAATGAAATAGAGAGCTTTTCCCCCAGCTTTTCTAAGCAAGACTATCTTATGGTCTTCAAGATATTCCCAAGTAATTTCCCATTTGTACCAGTGGGACTGCACTCTACTTATTAGAAGTCCTTCTTTTGAGGCAACTTTATGCTTTAAGTAAGTACTCCGGGCCCAAATCAATATAACTGGAAGGTGAATATGAAATAGCCTACAGTAACCATCTaaaggcttcctggtggctcagatggtaaagaatctgcttgcaatgcataagacctgggttcgatccttaggtcgggaagatcccctggagaagagatggctacccgttccagtattcttgcctgagaattccatgggcagaggagtctggcgagctacagtccatggtgttgcaaagagtcagacatgactgagagattaacacttCTACTTCTAAGTTCTAAGTTCATAGCACTTACATTAAGACAACGACTTAAAGCGGTCAAGTTCAAAACCAGAACAGAGCTTGTTAATCATTTGACCATGCTTTCCTATATCCACACTGtttctgaagacatttttgtACAAGGAAACAACCTAGTGAGTATTTCTGCATGGACTGAGAACCTGCTAAACTAACTCGGGCTAACCATGCTTTGATAACGTGGCCGCTGCACTGCTAGGCTAGAAGCCTTTCAATCAGGCTGCAGGTCCCATTTTTGAGAAGCTGAGTTTTCCAGAAGGTGATAAACAGGGTAAAGAAGGCAAATACCACTGATGTTTAGACATCACATCTATCCAGTGAGCAGCATGGTgatggggctggggttgggggtggggagtgagctAAGGACAGCTCCCAAAAGAGCAGTCTCCTCAGGCCTCATGAACTCAGCTTTGTGTGTTATAAAGAGCTTCCAATGCAAAGGCTCCAGTGCCACACTGTTCATTATGTATGGtttattaaaaatggaaatgtttcTGTTTCCAACTTGACCACATTGGTGGTTCCAACCCTCATGTGCTATAAAGAGTGAGGCATTCATTTAAGAGATGGAATCAGGATGAACAAGGCCTGGATCAAAACTGGAACAGGTTGGAAACTTTGAGGCTTGGAGTTCTAAGTCTGCCAGGTgagcctgggaaaatcccaaacCCATCTGTCAGGCCTGTTGCCCCTCCCTGAGCTACTCCATAGTGAAAAATCAGAGTTGTGTGGTAGGGAATAATTCGTTTCCAGAGAGGTCCTTCCTGGTTGGGAACTTGCTTCTCCTTTTCAGATAAAGACAGTTATCTAGCAAAGCCTGTATTCTCGCTCAGAAGGACAGCATATCCAAGCCAAGCTGCccagaaaaaaaacaccaaaaatctACATGTCAGCCGTGCAGGCTTGGTACCTGCTCTTCTTCAATCCTGCGCTGTAGTGTTTCAATATAATGCTGGACGGCCATATAGATGAATCGGTACTGCGCTTCTGTCTGGACCATCCCTGACCTCTGTGACCGCACCATCTGAATGGTTTTGGGAACGTCGATGTCACAGTCAACACCTACAAAGCAAAGCACCGTGGAGCATCAGGAGAAACTGCAGAGACAAGGGGCAGCGGCTCAAAGCACAACTTTGAGCAGAGATAAAAGCAAATTTACACGTTCATGTTTTAACTGAACCTGTTCCAAGGGCTACGGCACTGGCCTTCTGACCAACACCAATGATCCTAGAAGATTATAGGGTCAGGGGTCAGCGGTGAGGAGCCCCACAGGTTACAACACCGCCCTGTACCATCAGCAAGGAGTGAGCAGATGGACAGAGACCACCACTGCTCCTAAGCTGTGTTTTATGCCAAAAGCTCAAACGGCTTCACTCCTGTTCTTAAGCAAACATATTGAAAGTTGAAGTCTCTGGCCTAGATTTTTGTGAAAATACTTTAACATTCAATTTTTTTCCGCAGGCTATTTTCACTAGCACTTTCCTTCCATAAACTGAAAACAGGAATCGTAGCTTCTTGCCCTCCGAATGACCTACCTTTCTCTCTGATGATGTCAATAAGAATATCAATCACAATGAACGTCCCTGTCCGGCCAATTCCAGCACTGTGGGCAGAAGGACGAAGAGCGAGGACAATGGAGTCATTCATGAGGGTTTTATACTCAAAACCAAGCTATTAATATTAACAGAAACAATGTCTGCTCTTGGGAGTATTTATAAGATTGTCTATTTATATTTGCAAACATATTAGCAAAGAGCCCAGGGCTTTGGACTCAGTCCATCCTGCACTTGGAGCCCAGCTTCTCCAGCATAGTGTACCTGAGGCAAATCCCTTAATCTCTCTGACcctcggtttcttcatctgtgaaatgggctacTGTGAGTATCAAGTATCAGTAATGGGTGAAAAACAATGAATGCAGATGCTGGTATGGAGCAAGGGCTCAATAAAAGGGAGCTTttatagaaatgaataaataatgtttCACGTGCATCTACTTGCCCAACATATGAAAGATTTAGGAAACCCAACTTTCCCCAGTATAATCATGAAGCCTAAACTTGGGAACTGGAGCCTACAAACTCTGGTGCGGAGGCCATGGGCCTGGCTTCTAGAAGCCTGAACGGGGAGCGGTCCAAATATTCTGAAACAAACAGGTATGttgtcaaggggaaaaaaatacaccaTATTTCCATGGAAAACAAGAACAGGATCACAATCAAAGAGATGAATCCTAAAATAACTGCAGGACAAAGAAAACCAATCAAACATTACCAGACTAAGGGTGCCTTAAGAATAAGGACTGTGTTCACCACCTCCTGCCCCACCACCCCAGTACCTGGTGGTCCCACAGGATCTAGAAGAAATGTAATTTGGGGTCAAAGTGTCCCTTAATGCCACAAACAGGCATTAAATTTTTCCCACAGTTCAGGAGCTGTGGCTGGGGCTGGGCAAGTACAAATAAGCACCCTGGGCGTCGAGAGATGATGGGACAGGTGACATCCTAGAGGTGGGGGGGCTGGTCACCTGCAGTGAACCACCACGGGCCCCGCGTCCACAATGCTCTCCTGCTTGTGGtgaacctcctccaggaagtccagCACGCCCCCCGGGTCACTGGGCACGCCGTGGTCCGGCCAGGTCCGAAAGTGGTATTGCCAGACCGTTCTCTCCGTATTCCCCTGGAGTAGAGCCAAGAAAAAccagaaaagaattaaataaaccaAGGGGTTGAGGCATCGTCCAGGTCCCATCTTTCCCAGATCCTCTGTGAGCCAGGAGGGTCAGGCTGGCACCACCTCCTCACGCTCCATTCACAGGTCCCCTCCACAAGTTCCCCAGATCTCTCCTCCTCCTGGGTCTGGCTGAGCAATCCTGGAGGCTGGAACCCTTTGCCTCTGTCCAAAGAAACAAGATGTCTCGTATGGCAGTTTGTTCTTGAGGAAACGACAACTGGCATCCGTGTCTGTACTGTTAGCCAGCAGCAGA is part of the Bubalus kerabau isolate K-KA32 ecotype Philippines breed swamp buffalo chromosome 16, PCC_UOA_SB_1v2, whole genome shotgun sequence genome and encodes:
- the LOC129630171 gene encoding dynein light chain 1, cytoplasmic-like, whose product is MCDRKAVIKNADMSEEMQQDSVECATQALEKYNIEKDTAAHIKKEFDKKYNPTWHCIVGRNFGSYVTHETKHFIYFYLGQVAILLFKSG